The following coding sequences lie in one Vibrio toranzoniae genomic window:
- a CDS encoding helix-turn-helix domain-containing protein, with the protein MLAIPVPFIVSMLLGLLAIILYARLSQQTKVASMFLGLCSATTAMVGLRWTFGLEIFSIAQPILASTIPVAAWYAFAHANRDLGFLPIKHFVAPLLVVVSSITQPWLALPLDEILTLTYIIYGIALLRFSSTEAALINVSLGNWEGVKKAESIAGWVLIFSAFVDTFMSLDLTFNQGELSLYILTAAHLVLLPVLSIAVVVTGINTPITNGEKSKEMNGANDEPLSSALMTSERAEEITSMLDSKICQDSLYLDPELTLSKLTRKLGIPAKQISIAVNQVHKKNISKLINKYRIDHAKHALITSQDTITQVFMNSGFQTKSNFNREFSTMTGMTPSEYRKSKEKHNK; encoded by the coding sequence ATGCTTGCGATTCCCGTACCATTCATTGTTTCTATGTTGCTAGGGTTATTGGCGATAATACTTTATGCCCGACTCTCTCAACAAACTAAGGTCGCAAGCATGTTTTTAGGGCTGTGCTCTGCCACTACCGCGATGGTTGGATTACGCTGGACATTTGGACTTGAAATTTTCAGCATCGCACAACCTATTTTGGCTTCTACAATTCCTGTTGCAGCGTGGTATGCGTTTGCGCATGCAAATCGAGACCTCGGCTTCTTACCTATTAAACACTTTGTTGCACCATTACTCGTTGTTGTGAGCTCTATAACTCAACCCTGGTTAGCACTTCCATTGGATGAAATACTTACTTTAACTTACATCATTTATGGAATTGCACTACTCCGCTTTTCGTCAACAGAAGCCGCACTGATTAATGTCTCGCTAGGAAATTGGGAAGGAGTAAAAAAAGCAGAGAGTATTGCTGGGTGGGTACTGATATTTTCTGCATTTGTAGATACATTCATGTCGTTGGATTTAACTTTTAACCAAGGCGAACTGTCACTCTACATACTTACTGCTGCACATTTAGTTCTTTTGCCCGTGCTATCGATAGCTGTCGTCGTGACAGGTATTAATACTCCTATAACGAATGGGGAAAAGTCCAAAGAAATGAATGGCGCTAATGATGAGCCACTAAGTTCTGCATTAATGACCAGTGAACGGGCTGAAGAAATCACTTCTATGTTAGATAGCAAGATTTGCCAAGACTCTCTTTACCTAGACCCTGAACTCACTCTTTCGAAATTGACACGAAAGTTAGGTATACCAGCAAAACAAATTTCTATCGCAGTCAATCAAGTTCATAAAAAGAATATTTCTAAACTCATCAATAAGTATCGTATAGACCATGCCAAACATGCTTTGATTACGTCGCAAGACACTATTACTCAAGTATTCATGAATTCTGGTTTTCAGACTAAATCTAATTTTAATCGGGAGTTTTCAACAATGACTGGAATGACACCAAGTGAATACCGGAAAAGCAAAGAGAAACACAATAAGTAA
- a CDS encoding putative quinol monooxygenase: protein MSKVILQGHILVPDNALEAVTQALAAHKELTLAEPGCIVFRISQSTLQPNRFEVYEEFTNREAFDTHQRRVKSSEWCEISKSVTRHYQVTDVPTPNDVSASQLHHHTD from the coding sequence ATGAGTAAAGTAATTCTACAAGGTCATATTCTAGTGCCAGACAACGCCCTAGAAGCAGTCACCCAAGCCTTGGCTGCGCATAAAGAACTCACACTTGCGGAACCTGGCTGTATAGTGTTTCGGATCAGTCAAAGTACGCTTCAACCTAATCGCTTTGAAGTGTATGAAGAGTTCACTAACCGAGAGGCATTCGACACACACCAACGTCGAGTTAAAAGCTCGGAATGGTGTGAAATCTCTAAGAGCGTGACACGTCATTATCAAGTCACCGATGTTCCGACACCTAATGACGTATCCGCTAGTCAACTGCATCATCACACTGATTAA
- a CDS encoding NupC/NupG family nucleoside CNT transporter, protein MNILFGFVGVIALIACAYLLSESRSSINWKTVSRALLLQIGFAALVLYFPWGQLALTSLSNGVSSLLGFADAGIAFLFGDLATEGFIFAVRVLPIIIFFSALISALYYLGIMQKVIQILGGAVQKLLGTSKAESLVATGNIFLSQGESPLLIRPFLKSMTRSELFAVMAGGMASVAGSVLGGYAGLGVELKYLIAASFMAAPGSLLMAKIIVPERSTPSDYEHIELDKADQSNVIDALASGAMNGMKVAVAVGTMLIAFVSVIAMVNTGLESLGETFGFAGITLQAIFGYLFSPLAWLIGIPSDEVLMAGSYIGQKIVMNEFVAFIDFIENKALLSEHSQVIVTFALCGFANIGSIAIQLGSIGVMAPERRAEVANLGLKAVVAGTLANLMSACLAGIFILL, encoded by the coding sequence ATGAATATTCTATTTGGTTTTGTCGGTGTTATTGCACTGATTGCTTGCGCGTACCTGCTGTCTGAAAGTCGTTCTTCGATTAACTGGAAAACGGTCTCTCGTGCTCTATTACTTCAGATTGGTTTTGCTGCTCTAGTATTGTATTTTCCATGGGGACAGTTGGCGTTAACAAGCCTAAGTAATGGCGTTTCTAGTCTGCTTGGTTTTGCAGACGCTGGTATTGCTTTCCTTTTCGGTGACCTTGCCACTGAAGGCTTCATTTTCGCGGTTCGCGTACTTCCAATCATTATCTTCTTCAGTGCTTTGATCTCTGCGCTTTATTACTTAGGCATCATGCAGAAAGTGATTCAAATCTTGGGCGGAGCGGTGCAAAAACTGCTGGGAACAAGTAAAGCTGAATCTCTTGTTGCAACCGGTAATATCTTCCTTTCTCAGGGTGAGTCTCCTCTTCTTATTCGTCCATTTTTAAAATCTATGACTCGTTCTGAGCTGTTTGCTGTAATGGCTGGTGGTATGGCGTCTGTTGCGGGTAGTGTACTTGGTGGCTATGCAGGATTAGGTGTTGAACTTAAATACCTTATTGCAGCAAGTTTCATGGCGGCTCCAGGTAGCCTATTGATGGCGAAGATCATTGTCCCTGAGCGCAGCACACCAAGCGATTACGAACACATTGAGCTAGATAAAGCTGACCAAAGCAATGTGATTGATGCATTGGCAAGCGGCGCGATGAACGGTATGAAAGTCGCAGTGGCTGTCGGTACTATGTTGATTGCATTCGTGAGTGTGATTGCGATGGTGAACACGGGCCTAGAAAGTCTAGGTGAGACGTTCGGTTTTGCGGGTATTACGCTGCAAGCTATCTTCGGTTACCTGTTCTCGCCGCTAGCGTGGCTGATTGGTATCCCGAGTGATGAAGTGTTGATGGCGGGTTCTTACATCGGTCAGAAGATCGTAATGAACGAGTTTGTTGCTTTCATCGACTTCATTGAGAACAAAGCGCTGTTATCTGAACACAGCCAAGTGATTGTGACATTTGCTCTGTGTGGCTTCGCTAACATTGGCTCTATCGCGATTCAACTGGGTTCTATCGGTGTGATGGCACCTGAGCGTCGTGCTGAAGTAGCAAACTTAGGCCTGAAAGCAGTAGTTGCTGGTACGTTAGCAAACCTAATGAGTGCATGTTTAGCGGGTATTTTTATCCTGCTTTAA
- a CDS encoding NUDIX hydrolase, which yields MIPLNTSIVAGVAFSEINGQTKMLLMKRVKGGFWCHVAGSIEVGETGCQAIVREFEEETKIAVEVLYNAQFLEQFYEADVNVIQLIPVFAVLCPPNQAVELNHEHTEYRWCSLEEAKVLAPFPNQHAVYDHIWSYFVDKSVNPLYRVKVK from the coding sequence ATGATCCCACTAAATACTTCCATCGTGGCAGGTGTCGCTTTTTCTGAAATCAACGGCCAAACGAAAATGCTATTAATGAAGCGTGTGAAGGGCGGTTTTTGGTGCCATGTTGCTGGTTCAATCGAAGTGGGTGAGACTGGCTGTCAGGCCATTGTTCGTGAGTTTGAAGAAGAAACCAAAATCGCAGTGGAAGTTCTGTATAATGCGCAGTTCTTAGAACAGTTCTACGAGGCGGACGTCAATGTGATTCAACTAATCCCAGTGTTTGCCGTGTTATGCCCGCCCAATCAGGCGGTTGAACTGAACCATGAGCATACCGAGTACCGCTGGTGTAGTTTAGAGGAAGCTAAAGTGCTAGCGCCGTTTCCTAATCAGCATGCAGTTTATGATCATATCTGGTCGTATTTTGTTGATAAGTCCGTAAATCCGCTTTACCGAGTGAAAGTGAAGTAG
- a CDS encoding EAL domain-containing protein: MHCSFNINKNDESLQLIYNEEKIYIKINSNKISEERLNSKESFVFKYLIENSSISNPQSARDVEESFKLHFDEEFSLYALKNIIASIRKKYRNLCKKSKINSNSELISNLYKVGYFIDLDKSSENCIAPKHSITPFKPNHIELLKLMINTYQKDLIKALITVVTISSFFLFAIYFFQILYTTKIASEYSENTKLIAEEVMNYGCGSQVSVHALRHSLNIDSVLLTTPYRSCYISKTRSEMVKLDQIDDFYNSADFSYSHFADHEHNIDLTVRISKRPIEARYKNSLLPLLVDSVSIQKNDNDILNLGESNQPIYQTSLSTGASITFYSDNVVELWAALALLLATLLYRSYILGFITYMYRWRHISFEEEPIINTKDNTVLYYELLSRVHNVGVLSFINTMRRTNLLTFHTILIIETVKNAKLNNNHEIYGVNVCPSALVGSNFEKLREHLLTLEANEFVVEITEYSNIGYGCEVIDNIKEVKELGITIALDDFGTGNNNIEIISIISPRYLKLDRCFVKDIESGEHHQGVLLNISEIGRLSNITMIYEGVETRRQQYILCQLGYNLHQGYLYSRPNNSKEITSDPI, from the coding sequence ATGCACTGTTCTTTCAACATAAATAAAAACGATGAGAGCTTGCAACTAATTTATAACGAAGAGAAAATCTATATAAAAATAAACAGTAATAAGATATCAGAGGAAAGGCTCAATAGTAAAGAGAGTTTTGTCTTTAAGTACCTTATCGAAAATTCATCAATATCAAACCCTCAGTCTGCACGAGATGTTGAAGAATCCTTTAAATTACACTTTGATGAAGAGTTCAGCTTATACGCCTTAAAAAATATTATTGCTTCGATTAGAAAGAAATATCGGAACCTGTGTAAGAAATCAAAAATTAATAGTAATAGCGAACTTATCTCAAATTTATACAAGGTAGGCTACTTTATAGATTTAGATAAAAGCTCAGAAAACTGCATAGCACCAAAGCACAGCATCACCCCATTCAAACCCAACCATATCGAACTATTAAAGCTGATGATCAACACCTATCAGAAGGATTTGATCAAAGCGTTGATAACCGTCGTCACTATTTCTTCATTTTTTCTATTTGCTATCTACTTTTTCCAGATCCTTTATACGACGAAGATTGCAAGCGAATATAGCGAGAACACAAAGCTGATAGCGGAAGAAGTCATGAACTACGGCTGTGGTAGCCAAGTGTCGGTGCACGCGTTAAGGCACTCACTCAACATTGATTCGGTGCTCCTGACAACACCTTATCGTTCCTGTTATATCTCTAAAACACGCTCGGAAATGGTAAAGCTCGATCAAATTGATGATTTTTACAACAGTGCAGATTTCTCGTACTCACATTTCGCCGATCACGAACATAATATTGACCTTACAGTGCGGATTTCTAAACGTCCTATTGAAGCTCGGTACAAAAATTCATTGTTACCGCTGCTAGTCGATTCAGTCTCTATCCAAAAAAATGATAACGATATCTTGAACCTTGGCGAAAGCAATCAGCCTATTTATCAAACCTCACTTTCAACTGGCGCATCCATCACGTTCTACAGTGACAATGTTGTTGAATTGTGGGCTGCACTTGCTCTGCTGCTCGCCACACTACTTTATCGCTCTTACATTTTGGGCTTTATTACTTACATGTATCGTTGGAGACATATCTCCTTTGAGGAAGAGCCAATAATCAACACAAAAGACAACACCGTTTTATACTACGAGTTGTTGTCGAGAGTTCATAACGTTGGCGTCCTGAGCTTCATCAACACGATGAGACGTACCAATTTATTGACTTTTCATACTATTTTAATCATTGAAACGGTCAAAAACGCTAAGTTAAACAACAACCATGAGATCTATGGTGTCAATGTATGTCCGAGTGCTTTGGTAGGCTCTAATTTTGAAAAACTCAGAGAACATTTATTAACATTGGAAGCAAATGAATTTGTCGTAGAGATTACTGAGTACTCGAACATTGGTTATGGCTGTGAGGTCATCGACAACATCAAAGAAGTTAAAGAACTTGGTATAACCATTGCGTTGGATGACTTTGGCACTGGCAATAACAATATCGAAATCATTAGTATTATCTCTCCTCGTTACCTAAAACTGGATCGTTGTTTTGTTAAAGACATCGAATCAGGTGAACATCATCAAGGTGTATTGCTAAACATCTCGGAAATAGGTCGCTTATCAAACATCACTATGATTTACGAAGGTGTAGAAACCCGCAGACAACAATACATCTTATGTCAACTCGGCTACAACTTACATCAAGGTTACCTGTATAGCAGACCCAATAATTCAAAGGAGATAACCTCTGACCCTATTTGA
- a CDS encoding HD-GYP domain-containing protein produces MNQHCQDVTVDLRKALFGIAKALDNVGFESKNHGQRVGYIAYRCALSVGWEEEQAQLAFSLGLIHDCGVSQIDEHLSLTSGFVPDSSYHHCQKGYQILKECPVLSIFAKPVLYHHTPWVELKAMPISELEKELAAIVMLADRVDYLYGITSSDRYGNLTPDGKAIIIERLTEQANEMFETNLVQHMCELVDLDDFWFSMEIPYIENMRDNFEPVPFFSQKMSLNETVAFAEFIANVVDTKSSFTFRHSLKVGQLSEYLAKQLGYSHTTQRKLYLAGLVHDIGKLQTPNEILHKYDLLTDEEYCCIKRHATDTRFALQELFSSPQICQWASNHHERLDGSGYPMGKTAEQLDQPSRIIAVVDVFQALTQSRPYRQGMTLEESLNMLADLVENHKLDREVFECLKKHSEYCFELSTDKRMYAF; encoded by the coding sequence ATGAATCAACATTGCCAGGACGTAACCGTAGACTTAAGGAAGGCTCTATTTGGTATTGCTAAGGCGCTTGATAACGTCGGTTTTGAAAGCAAAAATCATGGACAAAGAGTTGGTTACATAGCGTATCGATGCGCTCTGAGTGTCGGGTGGGAAGAGGAGCAGGCGCAACTTGCATTCTCGTTGGGGTTAATTCACGACTGCGGCGTATCGCAAATTGATGAACACCTCAGTTTGACCTCTGGTTTCGTGCCAGACTCAAGTTACCACCATTGCCAAAAGGGTTATCAAATTCTAAAAGAGTGCCCAGTTCTTTCTATATTCGCTAAGCCGGTGCTTTATCATCATACTCCTTGGGTTGAGCTTAAGGCGATGCCGATCAGTGAGTTAGAAAAGGAATTGGCCGCTATCGTGATGCTGGCCGATAGGGTGGACTACCTTTACGGCATCACCTCTTCTGATCGTTATGGGAACCTAACCCCAGATGGTAAGGCAATCATCATTGAGCGTTTGACCGAGCAAGCTAATGAGATGTTCGAGACCAACCTTGTACAACACATGTGTGAGTTGGTCGATCTGGATGATTTCTGGTTTTCGATGGAGATCCCTTACATTGAAAACATGAGAGATAACTTTGAGCCTGTGCCATTTTTCTCCCAAAAAATGTCATTGAATGAGACGGTTGCCTTTGCTGAGTTTATTGCCAATGTCGTTGATACAAAGAGTTCATTTACCTTTAGGCACTCTTTGAAAGTCGGACAGCTTTCTGAGTATTTAGCAAAACAACTGGGTTACTCACACACAACTCAGCGAAAACTTTATCTGGCAGGTTTGGTTCACGATATAGGTAAGCTGCAAACACCAAATGAGATTCTTCATAAATATGATTTGCTGACAGACGAAGAGTATTGCTGTATTAAGCGACATGCAACGGACACTCGATTTGCGTTACAGGAATTATTTAGCTCGCCCCAGATCTGTCAGTGGGCATCAAACCATCATGAAAGATTGGATGGTTCTGGTTATCCTATGGGGAAAACAGCTGAACAATTGGATCAACCCAGTCGGATTATTGCGGTAGTGGATGTGTTCCAAGCGCTAACTCAGTCTCGTCCTTACCGACAGGGCATGACATTAGAAGAGTCTTTAAACATGTTGGCTGACCTTGTTGAAAATCATAAGTTGGATCGAGAAGTGTTTGAGTGCCTAAAAAAACACTCGGAATACTGCTTTGAATTATCAACAGATAAAAGAATGTACGCGTTTTAG
- a CDS encoding DUF3541 domain-containing protein translates to MKLKIILLCTLLSVAFAIYAEDNSQKANVPSVQSQADALLSHEPLFKQFADLIRTTYESQLYTLPAFKEGHYGLRMYRQTLDDKYAAAVWSDMARVASKLNRLSNDVHTMEQIVLYSKQRVASYIDDNDERSTRRYNVTQHMPEYLYLGVDLLGSMARANEYGLEHKNDAKLREIIRRYDFLRYVTNEDMIKAWAAQLANQVYWLRQLGEQDVVDEFVDTFKKTYPDDKDKKLSSQQYGNKIYGMTHVIFGDSEYYQHQVSEQDHQWIYDYFRENIDTILLRAKEDVIAEVGLTFLLAGLEDDPVVEKTRLAIQASIDKKHGMIPSITGDFDLEYGEHRNVLAIMLLDWQQVNEAPTFKGNPKVFTTIPYGLIENQPLSK, encoded by the coding sequence ATGAAGCTAAAAATTATACTACTATGCACATTACTATCAGTTGCTTTTGCCATTTATGCAGAGGACAATTCTCAAAAAGCAAACGTACCGAGTGTTCAATCACAAGCCGATGCTCTTCTTTCTCATGAACCACTTTTCAAGCAGTTCGCTGACCTCATTCGTACCACCTACGAAAGCCAACTTTATACTCTGCCCGCCTTCAAGGAAGGTCACTATGGGTTACGGATGTATCGACAAACATTAGACGATAAATATGCTGCCGCTGTTTGGAGTGACATGGCGCGTGTTGCGAGTAAACTAAACCGCTTGTCTAATGACGTTCACACCATGGAACAGATTGTACTTTACTCAAAGCAGCGTGTTGCCTCTTATATTGATGACAACGATGAGCGCAGTACCCGGCGCTACAACGTAACCCAACACATGCCCGAATACCTATATCTTGGTGTGGACCTTCTCGGCTCTATGGCACGTGCAAATGAGTACGGTTTAGAACACAAGAACGATGCCAAGCTACGCGAAATCATTCGTCGCTATGACTTTTTACGCTACGTGACCAATGAAGACATGATAAAAGCCTGGGCGGCACAATTAGCTAATCAGGTTTATTGGCTGCGCCAACTGGGTGAGCAAGATGTCGTTGATGAGTTCGTCGACACGTTCAAAAAAACCTATCCAGACGACAAAGACAAGAAGCTATCAAGCCAGCAATACGGTAATAAGATCTATGGTATGACACATGTAATCTTCGGTGATTCGGAATACTACCAACACCAAGTAAGCGAGCAAGATCACCAATGGATCTACGATTACTTTAGAGAGAACATCGATACGATTCTTCTGCGTGCAAAAGAAGACGTGATCGCGGAAGTTGGATTAACCTTCTTGCTAGCGGGCTTAGAAGATGACCCGGTTGTAGAGAAAACTCGACTCGCTATCCAAGCCTCTATCGACAAGAAGCATGGGATGATCCCGTCTATCACGGGTGACTTTGACCTTGAGTACGGTGAGCATCGCAACGTATTAGCAATCATGCTGCTTGATTGGCAACAAGTAAATGAAGCACCAACCTTCAAGGGCAACCCAAAAGTGTTTACAACGATTCCTTACGGGCTCATTGAAAACCAGCCTTTGAGTAAATAG
- a CDS encoding DUF805 domain-containing protein codes for MKFYFLAWKRSLDFVGRSSREEYWMFILVHILVSVGCIVADMAMDMTTWFDTIYGILSFIPMLSAIVRRLHDINRSGYWGLVFFIPAVGPFWLIYLLVKSTNVQNDQEALA; via the coding sequence ATGAAGTTTTATTTTCTAGCTTGGAAACGAAGTTTAGATTTTGTTGGCCGCTCGTCGCGTGAAGAATACTGGATGTTTATACTCGTGCATATATTGGTGAGTGTCGGGTGTATTGTGGCTGATATGGCTATGGATATGACGACTTGGTTTGACACCATTTATGGCATTTTAAGTTTCATTCCTATGCTTTCCGCAATAGTGCGTAGACTGCACGATATTAACAGATCTGGTTATTGGGGACTGGTCTTTTTTATACCAGCAGTAGGACCTTTTTGGTTAATATATTTGTTGGTGAAATCGACCAATGTTCAGAACGATCAGGAGGCTTTAGCATGA
- a CDS encoding GntR family transcriptional regulator, with protein MTKWKDDQPIFRQLATKISDQILQGVWLEQQALPSVRTVAADLKINHLTVMKSYQLLVDEGLVEKKRGQGMYVAEGAVQKLKESAHQSFINTQIPAIAETLGIIDMSVEELVKQLAQHIKDKS; from the coding sequence ATGACCAAATGGAAAGACGACCAACCAATCTTTAGGCAGCTTGCGACAAAGATCAGTGACCAAATTCTTCAAGGCGTTTGGTTAGAGCAACAAGCATTGCCCTCTGTGCGTACGGTTGCCGCCGATCTAAAGATCAACCACCTCACTGTCATGAAAAGCTACCAGTTACTGGTGGATGAAGGGTTAGTAGAGAAAAAACGAGGCCAAGGCATGTATGTAGCCGAGGGGGCAGTTCAAAAATTGAAAGAGTCTGCACATCAGTCATTTATCAACACACAGATCCCAGCCATCGCTGAGACGCTAGGCATCATTGATATGAGTGTCGAAGAACTCGTGAAACAGCTAGCACAACACATAAAGGATAAGTCATGA
- a CDS encoding ShlB/FhaC/HecB family hemolysin secretion/activation protein, which yields MLTLESKSCSINSDRSKDNQSISSAFRYRSDLETENIYNSDFTFYDLNLSTSYEFIKDYVVSLRANCMFADERIVPSQRLNYGGLNYGRGYPENTIEGDRGYGTEVKLLQRNKHGNYFFNPYITYDFAYTERELSTARTNRISSAALGVEIGFEANLYVAVDYAKPLKEREYNNDYVYNLNINWQF from the coding sequence TTGCTGACGCTGGAAAGCAAGTCGTGCAGTATCAATAGCGACAGAAGTAAAGATAACCAAAGTATCAGTAGTGCATTTAGATATAGGAGTGATTTAGAAACTGAAAATATCTACAACAGCGATTTTACTTTTTACGACCTTAATTTATCTACTTCATATGAATTTATTAAGGATTACGTTGTATCTTTGCGGGCAAACTGCATGTTTGCCGATGAGAGGATAGTGCCATCGCAGCGTTTAAATTACGGTGGTCTCAACTATGGCCGTGGTTACCCGGAAAACACCATAGAAGGTGATAGAGGATATGGCACCGAAGTAAAGCTGTTACAACGAAACAAACATGGGAATTATTTTTTTAACCCCTATATCACTTATGACTTCGCTTATACCGAGCGAGAGCTTTCTACCGCCAGAACAAACCGGATCTCATCAGCAGCACTTGGTGTTGAAATTGGCTTTGAAGCAAACTTATATGTTGCTGTTGACTATGCTAAACCCTTAAAAGAAAGAGAATACAATAACGACTATGTCTACAACCTAAATATAAACTGGCAATTTTAG
- a CDS encoding ABC transporter ATP-binding protein: MSRSLPSENEYPTNTSSTKRLLSVKNVTKTYSNQVGVEDISFELKPGQVLGLLGHNGAGKSTLIKSLLGGHNYQGEIEVNGYHPIHQHAELMQHLSYISDVNVLPEWMTVKQLLRYTEGVHPSFKKHKAEQTLSSTSIKLSSKIKQLSKGMKVQLHLAIIIATDTQVLILDEPTLGLDLLYRDTFYRHLLEWFHDGERAMIIASHEVSEIEHLLTDVLILKQGHCVLQKSLEDIENDYFIIDVENSHSNEIQKLNPLTSQPGLGTTKWLLEGQYKELVESLGNIYNVGLADLFLATQTEKA, from the coding sequence ATGAGTAGATCACTTCCCTCAGAAAACGAATACCCTACGAACACGTCTTCTACAAAGAGACTGCTTTCGGTAAAAAACGTAACCAAAACCTATTCAAACCAAGTAGGTGTTGAGGACATCAGCTTCGAATTAAAGCCGGGACAAGTGCTTGGACTACTCGGTCACAATGGTGCGGGTAAATCGACACTGATCAAATCACTGCTTGGTGGTCACAATTATCAAGGTGAGATTGAAGTGAATGGTTACCACCCCATCCACCAGCACGCAGAGCTAATGCAGCACTTATCGTACATTTCAGATGTGAACGTGTTGCCTGAGTGGATGACGGTTAAGCAGTTGCTTCGATACACAGAAGGTGTGCACCCAAGTTTTAAAAAACATAAAGCAGAACAAACCTTAAGCAGCACTAGCATTAAACTTTCATCTAAAATAAAGCAGCTTTCTAAAGGAATGAAGGTACAACTTCACCTTGCCATCATCATCGCAACTGATACTCAAGTTTTGATCTTAGATGAGCCAACACTGGGTCTAGACCTGCTCTACCGTGATACTTTTTACCGTCACCTTTTAGAGTGGTTCCATGACGGTGAACGCGCGATGATCATCGCTAGCCATGAGGTTTCAGAGATTGAACACCTATTAACGGATGTGTTGATTCTGAAACAAGGTCACTGCGTGTTGCAAAAGAGCCTGGAAGACATCGAAAACGACTATTTCATTATCGACGTGGAAAACAGCCATTCAAACGAGATCCAGAAGCTCAATCCATTGACCTCACAACCGGGCCTAGGGACCACTAAGTGGTTATTGGAAGGTCAATACAAAGAACTGGTTGAGTCATTGGGAAACATCTACAACGTGGGTCTCGCTGACCTATTCCTTGCAACACAAACGGAGAAGGCATAA
- a CDS encoding class I SAM-dependent methyltransferase: MHWRDRFKVYWYHRKQTNRWQGDKAKSLGWTNEESQLCRFEVIARSADFEKKSVLDLGCGYGELFELLDSIYRIQSYTGVDQHADFLKKAKQNYTEARCKFIAGDMSKMNLEAYDVVIASGSLNYISRDSDYLTNMITRMFELANQTVIFNLLNSSQYPSRNTLMSYHPQGVYRFCKTLCDDVSLIEGYTEGDFTIVMNKVSSGG; this comes from the coding sequence ATGCACTGGCGCGACCGTTTTAAGGTGTATTGGTATCACCGAAAGCAAACTAATCGTTGGCAGGGTGACAAGGCAAAGTCTTTAGGTTGGACTAACGAAGAGAGCCAATTATGTCGCTTCGAAGTCATCGCACGCTCGGCTGACTTTGAGAAGAAGAGTGTTTTGGATTTGGGCTGTGGCTATGGAGAGTTGTTCGAGCTGCTCGACAGTATCTATCGAATTCAATCTTATACGGGTGTTGACCAACACGCGGACTTCTTAAAAAAGGCTAAGCAAAATTACACCGAAGCTCGCTGCAAGTTTATTGCGGGTGACATGAGTAAGATGAATCTAGAAGCGTACGATGTGGTTATCGCAAGTGGTTCACTGAATTACATCTCTCGCGATTCCGACTATCTGACGAACATGATCACTCGTATGTTTGAGTTAGCGAATCAGACTGTGATTTTTAATCTGCTCAATTCAAGCCAATATCCTTCGCGCAATACCTTGATGAGTTATCACCCTCAAGGTGTTTATCGCTTCTGTAAAACGTTGTGTGATGATGTTTCCTTAATAGAAGGTTACACAGAAGGGGATTTCACGATAGTGATGAACAAAGTCAGCTCAGGAGGTTGA
- a CDS encoding GNAT family N-acetyltransferase gives MFKTVIDNELSIALVEESFASHYADISQNQNEYLSQWLAWPPHCKTEQDFRIFIQRSLHDYAEGQSMTCAIVYKDNIVGNCSFNTIDHNKQKVTIGYWLSEPYQGKGIVTRVVEKLIDIAFNKLDMEKVEISAATGNQSSRKVCERLHFTLEGIITRDENLNGRIVDHAIYGLHRSRRS, from the coding sequence ATGTTTAAAACAGTTATCGATAACGAACTATCCATTGCATTGGTTGAAGAGAGCTTCGCTTCTCATTACGCGGACATCTCACAAAACCAGAATGAGTACCTGAGCCAATGGCTTGCGTGGCCGCCACATTGTAAAACCGAGCAAGATTTTAGGATCTTCATCCAACGTTCGCTGCACGATTACGCAGAAGGCCAAAGCATGACCTGTGCGATTGTGTATAAAGATAATATCGTCGGTAACTGTAGCTTCAACACCATTGATCACAACAAGCAGAAAGTCACGATAGGCTATTGGCTGTCTGAACCGTACCAAGGAAAAGGGATTGTTACCCGTGTGGTCGAGAAGTTGATTGATATTGCTTTTAATAAGTTAGATATGGAAAAGGTCGAGATATCAGCGGCAACAGGTAACCAAAGCAGCCGTAAGGTTTGTGAGCGCTTACATTTCACATTAGAAGGCATCATCACTCGTGACGAAAACTTGAATGGTCGCATCGTTGACCACGCTATTTATGGCCTTCATCGTTCCAGGCGGTCATAA